From a single Cytophagales bacterium WSM2-2 genomic region:
- a CDS encoding 30S ribosomal protein S1, giving the protein MAKIQKDAPKDSKSKAEGLAKKALTAKGAEVNVDVKTAEAELQEDELAAFKAQKKREEEEGIGRVIRDVTARKASNTNVSLESFDWEAFDKKGFGEGYSSAQRKEMDNLYGGAIASVNESEVVQGTVVGINDRDVILNIGFKSDGLVPLAEFKDMPNLKIGDLVDLFIEERENTMGQLILSRRKAKLVKGWEYVQTALDKDQIIEGFVKRRTKGGLIVDVFGIEAFLPGSQIDVKPIRDFDIYVNKAIEVKVVKINYTNDNVVVSHKVLIEKDLEQQKAAILTNLEKGQVLEGVIKNMTNFGVFIDLGGVDGLLHITDISWGRINHPEELLKLDQVVKVVVLDFDEDKKRISLGMKQLTAHPWDSLSADVIVGSKVKGKIVNVADYGAFLELQPGVEGLIHVSEMSWSQHLRNPQDFIKVGDELQAVVLTIDRAERKMSLGIKQLTEDPWTRQDVLSKYAVGTRHKGIVRNLTNFGLFIELEEGIDGLVHVSDLSWTKKIKHPSEFTKVGESIEVQVLELDAVNRRLALSHKHLEENPWDTFETIFTTGSTHKGTIISKNDKGVVIELQYGIEGFCSLKNLAKEDGSKAELGESYDFKVLEFSKDDRRITLSLKAMWSTEEDKTAAAPKKKAAPKGKTIDKINQESEKSTLGDLEALSALKEKMKGTPKAE; this is encoded by the coding sequence ATGGCAAAAATTCAAAAAGACGCTCCAAAGGATTCAAAATCCAAGGCAGAAGGTCTGGCAAAAAAAGCACTGACTGCTAAAGGTGCTGAAGTTAATGTGGATGTAAAAACCGCAGAAGCTGAACTCCAGGAAGATGAATTGGCAGCTTTTAAAGCACAAAAGAAAAGAGAAGAAGAAGAAGGCATTGGTCGTGTAATCCGTGACGTAACTGCCCGTAAAGCTTCTAATACAAATGTGTCTCTTGAGAGCTTCGATTGGGAAGCGTTTGACAAGAAAGGCTTCGGTGAAGGATATTCTTCAGCTCAGCGTAAAGAGATGGACAACCTTTACGGTGGTGCCATTGCTTCTGTAAACGAAAGTGAAGTGGTTCAAGGTACCGTGGTAGGTATCAACGACCGCGATGTAATTCTAAACATCGGATTTAAGTCAGACGGTTTGGTACCGTTGGCTGAATTCAAAGATATGCCCAACCTTAAAATTGGTGACCTGGTTGACCTCTTCATTGAAGAGCGCGAGAACACCATGGGCCAATTGATCCTTTCCCGCAGAAAGGCGAAACTGGTGAAAGGCTGGGAGTATGTACAAACTGCATTGGATAAAGATCAGATCATTGAAGGATTTGTGAAACGCAGAACCAAAGGTGGTTTGATTGTAGACGTATTTGGTATCGAGGCTTTCTTGCCTGGTTCTCAAATTGATGTTAAGCCTATCCGTGATTTCGATATTTATGTGAACAAGGCGATCGAGGTGAAAGTGGTGAAGATCAACTACACCAACGACAACGTTGTGGTATCACATAAAGTGCTGATAGAGAAAGATCTTGAGCAACAAAAAGCAGCTATCCTCACTAACCTTGAAAAAGGTCAGGTGTTGGAAGGTGTGATCAAGAACATGACCAACTTCGGTGTGTTCATCGATCTTGGTGGTGTAGACGGATTGTTGCATATCACTGATATCTCGTGGGGCCGCATCAACCATCCGGAAGAGTTGTTGAAACTTGATCAGGTGGTGAAAGTGGTGGTTCTTGATTTTGATGAAGACAAGAAGAGAATTTCATTGGGCATGAAGCAACTTACAGCTCACCCTTGGGATTCATTGTCTGCAGATGTGATCGTAGGATCAAAAGTGAAAGGCAAGATCGTGAACGTAGCCGATTATGGCGCATTCCTCGAACTTCAGCCTGGTGTAGAAGGTTTGATCCACGTTTCAGAAATGAGTTGGTCACAACACCTGCGCAACCCGCAAGACTTTATCAAGGTAGGAGATGAGTTGCAAGCTGTTGTGCTCACCATCGATCGCGCGGAGCGCAAGATGAGCCTTGGCATTAAGCAATTGACTGAAGATCCTTGGACTCGTCAGGACGTACTTTCTAAGTATGCTGTTGGCACACGTCACAAGGGTATCGTTCGCAACCTGACTAACTTCGGCTTGTTCATTGAACTGGAAGAAGGTATTGATGGATTGGTACACGTTTCAGATTTGAGCTGGACCAAGAAAATCAAGCACCCTTCTGAATTCACGAAAGTGGGTGAATCTATCGAAGTACAAGTACTCGAATTGGATGCCGTTAACCGCAGACTGGCGTTGAGCCACAAGCACCTCGAAGAAAACCCTTGGGATACTTTCGAGACAATCTTCACCACAGGTTCTACACACAAAGGAACCATTATCAGCAAAAATGATAAAGGTGTTGTGATTGAATTGCAATACGGTATCGAAGGCTTCTGTTCGCTGAAGAATCTTGCTAAAGAAGACGGTTCTAAAGCTGAACTTGGTGAATCATACGACTTCAAAGTGCTGGAGTTCTCTAAAGATGACAGACGTATCACTTTAAGCCTGAAGGCTATGTGGTCTACTGAGGAAGACAAGACAGCGGCTGCTCCCAAGAAGAAAGCAGCTCCGAAAGGCAAGACGATCGATAAGATCAACCAGGAGTCTGAGAAATCAACTCTTGGAGATCTTGAAGCGTTGAGCGCGCTGAAGGAGAAAATGAAAGGAACTCCGAAAGCAGAATAA